CCGCTTCCGGCCCGCGTCCGGGTCCGAAGGCACCGGCCGCCCCGAAGCCCGCCGTCCAGGCACCGGCTCCGGTCGCGACCGAGTTCACCGCGCCGCCGTCGGCCCCCGCTGCCCCGCAGCGCGCCGAGCGCACGGAGCGCACCGAGCGTCCCGCCGGTGCGACCCCCGGCCCGCGTCCCGCGCAGCAGCGTCCGGCCGCGGCCCCGGGTCAGTCCGGTGCCCGTCCCGGCGCCCCGCGTCCGGCGGGCCAGGAGCGTCCGGCTCAGGGACAGCGTCCCGCCGCCGGTGGCCAGGCCGCCCGTCCGGGTGGTGCCCGTCCCGCGGGTCCCCGCCCCGGCAACAACCCCTTCACCTCCGGTGGCTCCACCGGCATGGCGCGCCCGCAGGCTCCCCGCCCGCAGGGTGCTCCGCGTCCCGGTGCCCCCGGCGCCGGTGGCCAGGGTGCTCCGCGTCCGCAGGGTGGTCCCGGCGGCGCTCCGCGTCCCCAGGGCGGCGCCGGTGGCGCCCGTCCGACCCCGGGCGGCATGCCCCGCCCGCAGGGCGGCGCTCCGCGTCCGGGTGGTGCCCCCGCGGGTAACCGTCCGAACCCCGGCATGATGCCGCAGCGTCCCGCTGCCGGTCCCCGTCCCGGTGGCGGCCCCGGCGGCGCCGGTCGCGGTCCCGGTGCAGGCGGCCGCGGTCCCGGCACCGGTGGTGCCGGTCGTCCCGCCGGTGGCGGCGGCTTCGCCGGCCGTCCGGCCGGTCCCGGCTCGCGTCCCGGTGGCGGCGGCGGCTTCGGCGGCCCCCGTCCCGGTGGTGGCGGCGGCTTCGGCGGCGGTCCTGGTGCGGGTGGCGGTGGCCGTCCCGGCTTCGCCGGCCGTCCCGGCGGCCCCGGTGGCCGTGGTGGCACGCAGGGTGCCTTCGGCCGTCCCGGCGGGCCCGCCCGTCGTGGTCGCAAGTCGAAGCGCCAGAGGCGCCAGGAGTACGAGGCCATGCAGGCCCCGTCGGTCGGCGGCGTCATGCTGCCGCGTGGTCACGGCGAGACCGTTCGCCTGTCGCGCGGTGCGTCCCTCACCGACTTCGCGGAGAAGATCAACGCCAACCCGGCGTCGCTCGTCGCCGTGATGATGAACCTCGGCGAGATGGTCACTGCCACGCAGTCCGTCTCCGACGAGACGCTCGAAATGCTGGCCGGCGAGATGAACTACGTCGTTCAGATCGTCAGCCCGGAGGAAGAAGACCGCGAGCTGCTCGAGGGCTTCGACATCGAGTTCGGCGAGGACGAGGGCGGCGAGGAATACCTCATGCCGCGTCCGCCGGTCGTGACCGTCATGGGTCACGTCGACCACGGTAAGACCCGACTGCTCGACGCCATCCGCAAGACGAATGTCGTCGCGGGCGAGGCCGGTGGCATCACGCAGCACATCGGTGCGTACCAGGTCGGTACCGAGGTCAACGGTGAAGAGCGCAAGATCACCTTCATCGACACCCCCGGTCACGAGGCGTTCACCGCCATGCGTGCCCGTGGTGCCAAGTCGACCGACATCGCGATCCTCGTGGTCGCGGCCAACGACGGCGTCATGCCGCAGACGATCGAGGCGCTGAACCACGCCAAGGCCGCCGGCGTCCCGATCGTCGTCGCGGTCAACAAGATCGACGTCGAGGGTGCCGACCCGGTCAAGGTGCGCGGTCAGCTCACCGAGTTCGGTCTGGTCGCCGAGGAGTACGGCGGCGACACGATGTTCGTCGACATCTCCGCCAAGCAGGGTCTGCACATCGACTCCCTGCTGGAGGCCGTCGTCCTCACCGCCGACGCCTCGCTCGACCTGCGCGCCAACCCGGAGCAGGACGCTCAGGGTATTGCGATCGAGTCCCACCTCGACCGCGGCCGCGGTGCCGTTGCCACCGTCCTCGTCCAGCGCGGTACCCTCCGCGTCGGCGACACGATGGTCGTGGGCGATGCCTACGGCCGCGTGCGCGCCATGCTCGACGACAAGGGCAACAACGTCGAGGAAGCGGGTCCGTCGACCCCCGTCCTGGTCCTGGGTCTCACCAACGTCCCCGGCGCCGGCGACAACTTCCTCGTCGTGGACGAGGACCGTACGGCCCGTCAGATCGCCGAGAAGCGTGCTGCGCGTGAGCGCAACGCCAACTTCGCCAAGCGCGTCCGCCGGGTGTCCCTGGAAGACCTCGACTCGGTCCTCAAGGCCGGTCTGGTCCAGGAACTCAACCTCATCATCAAGGGCGACGCGTCCGGTGCGGTCGAGGCTCTCGAGTCCTCGCTGCTCCAGCTCGACGTCGGTGAAGAGGTCGACATCCGTGTCCTGCACCGTGGTGTGGGTGCGGTCACCGAGTCCGACATCTCGCTGGCGATGGGCTCCGACGCCATCGTCATCGGTTACAACGTCCGTGCGGCCGGCCGTGCCGCGCAGATGGCGGACCGCGAGGGTGTCGACGTCCGCTACTACTCGGTGATCTACCAGGCCATCGAGGAGATCGAGGCGGCCCTCAAGGGTCTGCTCAAGCCGGAGTACGAAGAGGTCGAGCTCGGTACGGCGGAGGTCCGCGAGGTCTTCCGCTCGTCCAAGCTGGGCAACATCGCGGGTGTTCTCATCCGTTCCGGCGAGGTCAAGCGCAACACCAAGGCGCGGCTCCTGCGCGATGGCAAGGTCATCGCCGAGAGCCTCACCATCTCCGGTCTGCGCCGCTTCAAGGACGACGTCACCGAGATCCGCGAAGGCTTCGAGGGCGGTATCAACCTCGGTTCCTACAACGACATCAAGATCGACGACGTCATCGCGACGTACGAGATGCGCGAGAAGCCGCGCGCGTAAGCGCGAGGCGGTTCGCACCGTGTCGTAGGTAGCTGTAACACCGGGGCCGGTCGGCGGAATATCCGTCGATCGGCCCCGGCCGTTGCGTGTACGGTTCTGGTGTCCCTGCCGGGCGATGGCACGGCAGGTCACCTAACCCGAACCGGCGGGACATCCGGAACCGCATGTACGTGGGGACTCTGTCCTTCGATCTGCTCCTCGGCGATGTTCATTCGCTGAAGGAGAAACGCTCCGTCGTCCGGCCCATCGTCGCCGAGCTCCAGCGCAAGTTCTCTGTGAGCGCGGCCGAGGTGGGCGATCAGGACCTGCACCGCAGGGCCGAGATAGGGGTCGCTCTGGTGACCGGGGACACGAGCTATTTGTCGGACGTACTGGACCGCTGTGAGCGGCTGGTCGCGGCACGTCCGGAAGTGGAGCTGCTGTCGGTACGACGGCGGATCCACGGTGATGACGACTGACTGCAAGAAAAGAAGGAGACGGACCAGTGGCCGACAACGCGCGCGCGAAGAAGCTGGCAGACCTCATCCGGGAGGTGGTCGCCCAGAAGCTCCAGCGTGGAGTCAAGGACCCGCGTCTCGGTACGCACGTGACGATCACCGACACCCGGGTCACCGGTGACCTGCGGGAGGCCACGGTCTTCTACACGGTGTACGGCGACGACGAGGACCGGGCCAGTGCGGCAGCCGGGCTGGAGAGCGCCAAGGGCGTCCTGCGCTCGGCGGTCGGCCAGGCGGCCGGCACCAAGTTCACCCCCACGCTGACCTTCGTGGCGGACGCCCTCCCGGAGAACGCCAAGACCATCGAGGACCTCCTCGACAAGGTCCGCGCCTCCGACGCCCAGGTGCGCGAGGCGTCCTCGGGCGCCACGTTCGCGGGCGAGGCCGACCCGTACAAGAAGCCGGGCGAGGACGAGGACGCAGCCGCGGAATGAGCACCGACCGCACCCCCCCGCCGGACGGCCTTGTCATTGTCGACAAGCCGTCCGGCTTCACTTCGCACGACGTGGTCGCCAAGATGCGCGGGATCGCCAGGACCCGCCGCGTCGGCCACGCAGGCACGCTCGACCCGATGGCCACGGGCGTCCTCGTCCTGGGCGTCGAGAAGGCCACCAAGCTCCTCGGCCACCTCGCACTGACCGAGAAGGAGTACCTCGGTACGATCCGCCTCGGCCAGAACACCCTGACGGACGACGCCGAGGGCGACCTCACCTCCTCCACCGACGCCTCCGGGGTCACCCGCGAGGCCGTGGACGAGGGCATCCGCAAGCTCTCCGGCGAGATCATGCAGGTCCCGTCCAAGGTCAGCGCCATCAAGATCAACGGCGTACGGTCCTACAAGCGCGCCCGTGACGGCGAGGACTTCGAGATCCCGGCGCGGCCGGTCACGATCTCCTCGTTCCAGGTCTACGACATGCGCGAGGCCGAGGCTGAGGACGGCACCAAGGTCGTCGACCTCGTCGTCTCCGTCGTCTGCTCCAGCGGTACGTACATCCGCGCCCTCGCGCGCGACCTCGGCGCCGACCTCGGCGTCGGCGGCCACCTCACCGCGCTGCGGCGCACCCGGGTGGGCCCGTACAAGATCGACAAGGCGCGCACCCTGGACCAGCACCAGGAGGAACTCACCGTCATGCCGATCGCCGAGGCGGCGGCAGCGGCTTTCCCGCGCTGGGACCTCGACGCCCGGCGCGCCTCGCTGCTCGGCAACGGGGTGCGGCTGGAGATGCCGGAGGAGTACCCGGTGGGCCGGACCGTGGCGGTCTTCGGGCCGCAGGGCACGCTGCTCGGACTGGTCGAGAACAAGGGCGGCAAGGCGAAGTCCCTGGCGGTCTTCGTCTGACGCGAAGCCGCACGGCGTTCGTCGGCGGTGCTTGACGTGGAGCGGTGAGCGCTCAGGAACTGCCGCTCACCGCTCCACGACCCCCCTCGGGTAGGTCTCTATCCACCCGGGCCCCCTTATTCACCCGTCCGAGCAGGCGCTCGGAGTGAACGGAGGGAGCGAAGGGGGGCGCTTTTGCATCGCGTCCTTTTCGTGCTGATCTTCGCCGACCTACCGTCGTGAGCACGGGCATGGCGGGGAGCGGGTGCGGCGATGGCGTTCACGGATGGTACGAGTGGTACGGGCGGTACGGGCGGTACGAGCGGTACGGGTGATCCGTACGACAGTGGTACGGGTGATCCGTACGACGGGGTGGAACTGGTCGGGATCTTCGACCCGGCCGGGCGCCCGCGGGGCAGCGGCTTCGTCGCCGACGACCGCGGGACGGTGCTCACCGCCCACGAGGTGGTGGACGGCCTCGACCGGGTCCTGCTGCGCGGGGCGGGGGAGCGCGGCCGACTGGCCGGAGCGGGTGAGGTGACCCTGCTGCCGGGGACCTCGCTGGCGCTCGTACGCACCGACGGGCTCGGGGTGCGGCCGCTGCCGGTGGCCGCGCGGGAGCGGGTCGAGCCGGGGGTGTACGTCCGGCTGGCGGCGCGGGGGTGGCGGCAGGCGCGGGTGCTCGGGGGCGCGGAGGTCACGTACGGGGCGGGGGACGGCGGGCCGTGGTCCGTCGCGGCGGCCATCGAACTGGCCATCGGCACCGACGGCCGGGACGCGCTCCGGCAGGGCGGGGAGGTCTGCGGGGGTCCCGTACTGGACGCGGAGACCGGAGCGGTGCTCGCTGTGGTGAGCACCGCTCTGCATGCGGATCAGCGCTCCGGTACCTTCGCGGTCCCGCTGCGCGCCGCGGCCACGGCCGACCCGCTGGGCCCCCTCGCCGAACTGCTGGAGCGCAACGCCCAGGCCGTCCCCGGCTACGGAACCGACCTCAACCTCGCCGGAGCCCTCCAGCTGACCGGCACGACGCTGGGCCCCACGGCCCCCGCCCCCGCCGTGGAACCGGTGGAACGGGCCGACGTCGTCCGGGAGTTCGACGCCTTCCTGCTGGCCGGGCGGCCCGTGCTGGGGCTGGTCGGCGAACCCGGCGCGGGCCGCACCACCGAACTCGCCGCCCTCGCCGCCCGCCGGGCCCGCGGCGCGCGACCGGCCCCGACGGTGTGGCTGCGCGGCGCGGACCTGCTCGCCTCCGACGGGTCCGTCGGCGACGCGGTGGGGCGGGCGCTGGCGGAAGCGGCCCGGATCGTGGCCGCGCCCCGGATCCCGGCGGCCGATCCGGAACTCGGGGAACGGGTGGCGGCGCTGGCCGTCCGCGCCCGGCGGCCGCTGCTGGTCCTGCTGGACGCCCCGGAGGAGATGCCGCCGCACCTGGTCCACCGGCTCGCGGACTGGACCGCCGGCACGGTGGCCTGGCTGCGCGGGAGCCGGGCGCGGCTGATCGTCGCGGGGCGGCCGGAGCACTGGGAGCGGGCCGGAGCGCTGTACCCGCCCGAGGTGCTGCACACCCCCGGGCGCCCGGCCCGCCGCCTCCCGCCCGCACTGCCGCTCGGCGACCTGACCGCGCCGGAAGCCGCCCTGGCCCGGGCCCGCTACGGCATCCCCGACGACGCCGTGCACCCCTCCGCCGCCCGCCACCCGCTGGCCCTGCGCCTCCTGGCGGACGTCCGCGCGGCGGGCGTCACCGCCGGGTGCCCGTCCCGCGACGAGATCTTCGCGGCCCACCTGGACCTGATGTGCCTGCGCGTGGCGGTCCGCGTCTCGGCCTCCCCGGCCCCCGACCCCGACCCGGACCCGGACCGCGGCGCGGGCGACGCCGCCCCGGAGCCCGTGTGCGGCCCGGCCGGGCCGGGGGCCGCGGTGCACGGGCCGGGGGTGCACGGGCCGGGGGTCCGGCGGCTGGCGGCCCGGGTCGCGGGCCGGGTGCACGAGGCGGCGCGCCGGTGCCTGGGGCCCGGGCAGGGCCAGCTGGACCGGGCCTCCTTCGAGGAGCTGTTCCCCTGGCGCACCGGCTGGGCCTCCGCCGTGCTCGCCGAAGGGCTGCTCGTGCCCGCCGGACCCGGCGGCTACCGCCCCGCCCACGAAGAGCTGTCCGACTGGCTCCAGGCCGCCCACCTCGACGTACCGACCGCCCTTGACACCCTGGTCCACCACCCGGCCGCCGCCTGCGCCCTCCCCGTCCCCCGGCACCGCATCGGACCGGTGCTGGAAGCGCTCCTCCTGCTGCCCGACCCCGCCCTGACCGGGGTGCTCACCCGCCTGGTCGAGGTGCTGAACCTCCTGGCGGAGGGCGGGGACGGCGACGGCGAAGCGGACCG
This is a stretch of genomic DNA from Streptomyces sp. NBC_00536. It encodes these proteins:
- the infB gene encoding translation initiation factor IF-2; the encoded protein is MAKVRVYELAKEFGVESKVVMAKLQELGEFVRSASSTIEAPVVRKLTDALQGPGGNAGKSAAKPGAPRKAAPAKPGVPTPGAAARPAAPKPGAPAPKPVVAEAPAAAAPTAPAPVTPAASGPRPGPKAPAAPKPAVQAPAPVATEFTAPPSAPAAPQRAERTERTERPAGATPGPRPAQQRPAAAPGQSGARPGAPRPAGQERPAQGQRPAAGGQAARPGGARPAGPRPGNNPFTSGGSTGMARPQAPRPQGAPRPGAPGAGGQGAPRPQGGPGGAPRPQGGAGGARPTPGGMPRPQGGAPRPGGAPAGNRPNPGMMPQRPAAGPRPGGGPGGAGRGPGAGGRGPGTGGAGRPAGGGGFAGRPAGPGSRPGGGGGFGGPRPGGGGGFGGGPGAGGGGRPGFAGRPGGPGGRGGTQGAFGRPGGPARRGRKSKRQRRQEYEAMQAPSVGGVMLPRGHGETVRLSRGASLTDFAEKINANPASLVAVMMNLGEMVTATQSVSDETLEMLAGEMNYVVQIVSPEEEDRELLEGFDIEFGEDEGGEEYLMPRPPVVTVMGHVDHGKTRLLDAIRKTNVVAGEAGGITQHIGAYQVGTEVNGEERKITFIDTPGHEAFTAMRARGAKSTDIAILVVAANDGVMPQTIEALNHAKAAGVPIVVAVNKIDVEGADPVKVRGQLTEFGLVAEEYGGDTMFVDISAKQGLHIDSLLEAVVLTADASLDLRANPEQDAQGIAIESHLDRGRGAVATVLVQRGTLRVGDTMVVGDAYGRVRAMLDDKGNNVEEAGPSTPVLVLGLTNVPGAGDNFLVVDEDRTARQIAEKRAARERNANFAKRVRRVSLEDLDSVLKAGLVQELNLIIKGDASGAVEALESSLLQLDVGEEVDIRVLHRGVGAVTESDISLAMGSDAIVIGYNVRAAGRAAQMADREGVDVRYYSVIYQAIEEIEAALKGLLKPEYEEVELGTAEVREVFRSSKLGNIAGVLIRSGEVKRNTKARLLRDGKVIAESLTISGLRRFKDDVTEIREGFEGGINLGSYNDIKIDDVIATYEMREKPRA
- the rbfA gene encoding 30S ribosome-binding factor RbfA, coding for MADNARAKKLADLIREVVAQKLQRGVKDPRLGTHVTITDTRVTGDLREATVFYTVYGDDEDRASAAAGLESAKGVLRSAVGQAAGTKFTPTLTFVADALPENAKTIEDLLDKVRASDAQVREASSGATFAGEADPYKKPGEDEDAAAE
- the truB gene encoding tRNA pseudouridine(55) synthase TruB — translated: MSTDRTPPPDGLVIVDKPSGFTSHDVVAKMRGIARTRRVGHAGTLDPMATGVLVLGVEKATKLLGHLALTEKEYLGTIRLGQNTLTDDAEGDLTSSTDASGVTREAVDEGIRKLSGEIMQVPSKVSAIKINGVRSYKRARDGEDFEIPARPVTISSFQVYDMREAEAEDGTKVVDLVVSVVCSSGTYIRALARDLGADLGVGGHLTALRRTRVGPYKIDKARTLDQHQEELTVMPIAEAAAAAFPRWDLDARRASLLGNGVRLEMPEEYPVGRTVAVFGPQGTLLGLVENKGGKAKSLAVFV
- a CDS encoding serine protease, which translates into the protein MAFTDGTSGTGGTGGTSGTGDPYDSGTGDPYDGVELVGIFDPAGRPRGSGFVADDRGTVLTAHEVVDGLDRVLLRGAGERGRLAGAGEVTLLPGTSLALVRTDGLGVRPLPVAARERVEPGVYVRLAARGWRQARVLGGAEVTYGAGDGGPWSVAAAIELAIGTDGRDALRQGGEVCGGPVLDAETGAVLAVVSTALHADQRSGTFAVPLRAAATADPLGPLAELLERNAQAVPGYGTDLNLAGALQLTGTTLGPTAPAPAVEPVERADVVREFDAFLLAGRPVLGLVGEPGAGRTTELAALAARRARGARPAPTVWLRGADLLASDGSVGDAVGRALAEAARIVAAPRIPAADPELGERVAALAVRARRPLLVLLDAPEEMPPHLVHRLADWTAGTVAWLRGSRARLIVAGRPEHWERAGALYPPEVLHTPGRPARRLPPALPLGDLTAPEAALARARYGIPDDAVHPSAARHPLALRLLADVRAAGVTAGCPSRDEIFAAHLDLMCLRVAVRVSASPAPDPDPDPDRGAGDAAPEPVCGPAGPGAAVHGPGVHGPGVRRLAARVAGRVHEAARRCLGPGQGQLDRASFEELFPWRTGWASAVLAEGLLVPAGPGGYRPAHEELSDWLQAAHLDVPTALDTLVHHPAAACALPVPRHRIGPVLEALLLLPDPALTGVLTRLVEVLNLLAEGGDGDGEADRAWWAGRLLRGALLRRRDALPQLPVLHALAEHVSRAGPGEFGGWFWNRLRLPEPDRLDLLRRLLPSDPPPGFPASPLSGSPCGCDSPPDFPAGPVPGCRCGSQPGHSASPPASPPSGPLPDSPLGSPVGPASGPLPGFPAGPPSGCGCGSGPGSLAGPVPGCRCGSQPSHAAGPTPSPPPGSPAGPGPGPASDPEGRGFPPGPASDPEGRGFPLGPPQDPAAPGGDRFLDAAARRLARDPRRVQPLLCAWFGDERRLRGRPGATVATAAQALLHTHRGRAVDDLTEALVTAAHPRADELLAVLAEEEPSAVSRAVDRWAHDERPERRVAAAAYGLAAAPHVRTPADRELLRFAAQALLARPADASLHGSALAILLRDPQERARHLPDALVCFRERAARLPAAELVAALPLLPEQDAVFDALGERADGEVLRALAVLTTPALARRAAELVRAHLARHPEDAPHAAVFVHRRLEQGPAARPVLRPLVLHLLRGPTAVRAALAEVLAAPGRDGADALRDELADVLLDTETDVSVLDVLLGAVALGAAGRPAERSRELLRRTGRGLLRAPGGADVLDRRAVELARAVPAFGALVAHWLAERPAEAAALLGPSARRMIETQRPGAR
- a CDS encoding DUF503 domain-containing protein is translated as MYVGTLSFDLLLGDVHSLKEKRSVVRPIVAELQRKFSVSAAEVGDQDLHRRAEIGVALVTGDTSYLSDVLDRCERLVAARPEVELLSVRRRIHGDDD